ACACAAACTCATCGCGAGAAAGTCCAGCGTGCCTTGCCATCCGGAACTGCTCAATGAGAAAGCCGAAAGCAACGCACAGCAGGACACCGCCCCCGATCACGAGTACAACGATCCACATCGTATTCATGGCTTCTGCCAGACAGTATCCGGCGTATCCCGCTGCCGTTCCAACATGAGGAAGGTAACGCCCCGGTGCCCCAGGTTCACGCTGTGCAGTTCGGCGTTAACCTGGGATGAGGATACTCTCGATCCCGGCCGCGTCCGCTTTTTTGTCTTCTCGCCGGATCACCGGCGAAAGTGGCTGACCAGCCACAGCACCAGCGACAGCAGGACGCTGATGACGATTGACGTCATGAGTGGAAAGTAAACTACCGTGTTCTTGCCGCGATAGGTGATATCGCCGGGCAACCGTCCAATGGGCAGATTGAGGCGTCCGGCAACGAGCAGGAGCACGCCGACCAGCAATAGCACAGCTCCGAAGATAATC
This sequence is a window from Clostridia bacterium. Protein-coding genes within it:
- a CDS encoding DUF2905 domain-containing protein, which codes for MIFGAVLLLVGVLLLVAGRLNLPIGRLPGDITYRGKNTVVYFPLMTSIVISVLLSLVLWLVSHFRR